A single Brevundimonas sp. SL130 DNA region contains:
- a CDS encoding ABC transporter permease, with the protein MIGHYLKTLYRSLSRHRLYTALNVGGLAVGIAVFLILLLTVRFETGFDRWTPNADQIYRLSVVTRWPGGEPSFSGNVQSVAVGLIKEDYPQIAAATRVMGSGARIRAGGPIIEESMALVDTDFFKVFDLPLIEGDKAHALDDPGSVVLSQTVAKRLFPEGPALGRSVVRLVRGQERAYRVTAVMKDLPADSSLDLNMLFLINRADFDIDEAANTFDRWGSFNTSAYFRIPKADQARAVGADLANFVKRRIPPDALPSPINETLKYSLTPLTDIHFADARDPNAERSANATDVAVLGIVGLMTLVIAALNYVNLASARAGLRAREVAVRKALGATSRVLTLQFLVEAVVLASAAALFGLALTELILPVVNAYGGTTLKLQYLGADGVVLMVAATALIVGVGAGAWPALALARFAPAGVLASARSPGGGRAGSQLRSILVVVQFTVALVFSICTFVMLVQSHHLRTADLGFTREGILVLERFWGSELDGRRAGLLDQYRRIPGVVSITVSSRSPATGSVSQTNVSRPGHVGEEPAVVIEEVGPDYFKTYGVDVAAGRPFNPENRLDDSRAEDGDSPQTGAVGRNVMLSESALPILGFSSAASAVGQTVRFGGEPMTVIGIVRDVRFRSPRDQIPPVLYRYRSDDIPGGVLVVRYNGDPIAIRAAMERAWSLAAPTVPFEAKTVAQMLEPYYKPEDQRSRLFGLGAGVAILIGALGLYGMAAFVTARRTREIGIRKTLGASTTEVLGLLVGEFLRPVGVAAIIACAVAFLLMSRWLERFDDRVGLSPLAFILPVAGAVLIAVLTVLGHAVATARSEPAKALRSL; encoded by the coding sequence ATGATCGGCCACTACCTGAAGACCCTCTACCGATCGCTGAGCCGTCACCGGCTCTACACCGCGCTCAATGTCGGAGGGCTGGCGGTCGGGATCGCCGTCTTCCTCATCCTGTTGCTGACCGTCCGTTTCGAGACGGGCTTTGATCGCTGGACGCCCAATGCCGACCAGATCTATCGCCTCAGCGTCGTCACCCGCTGGCCCGGCGGAGAGCCGAGCTTTTCCGGCAATGTCCAAAGCGTCGCCGTCGGCCTGATCAAGGAGGACTATCCCCAGATCGCCGCCGCTACCCGGGTGATGGGGAGCGGAGCCAGAATCAGGGCGGGAGGGCCGATCATCGAAGAGAGCATGGCCCTTGTGGACACCGACTTCTTCAAAGTGTTCGACCTGCCCCTGATTGAGGGCGACAAGGCCCACGCCCTGGACGACCCCGGTTCGGTGGTGCTGAGCCAGACGGTCGCCAAGCGTCTGTTCCCCGAGGGTCCCGCCCTGGGTCGATCGGTCGTGCGCCTGGTGCGAGGCCAGGAACGGGCCTATCGGGTCACGGCGGTGATGAAGGATCTTCCGGCCGACAGCTCGCTCGACCTGAATATGCTGTTCCTGATCAATCGGGCTGATTTCGACATCGACGAGGCCGCCAACACCTTCGACCGCTGGGGCAGTTTCAACACCTCGGCCTATTTCCGGATCCCCAAGGCGGACCAGGCCCGGGCGGTCGGCGCCGATCTGGCGAACTTCGTAAAACGGCGCATTCCGCCGGACGCTCTGCCGTCCCCGATCAACGAGACCCTCAAATACAGCCTGACGCCCCTTACGGACATCCATTTCGCCGACGCGCGCGATCCGAATGCGGAACGATCCGCCAATGCGACCGACGTGGCGGTGCTGGGGATCGTGGGGCTGATGACCCTGGTCATCGCCGCCCTGAACTATGTCAACCTGGCCAGCGCACGGGCGGGTCTGAGGGCGCGCGAGGTGGCGGTGCGCAAGGCGCTAGGGGCGACGTCACGCGTCCTGACGTTGCAGTTCCTGGTCGAGGCCGTCGTCCTGGCGTCCGCCGCCGCCCTTTTCGGCCTGGCCCTGACCGAACTTATACTGCCGGTGGTCAACGCCTATGGCGGGACAACGCTGAAGCTCCAGTATCTCGGCGCCGACGGCGTGGTGCTGATGGTTGCCGCCACGGCCCTGATTGTCGGCGTCGGCGCAGGAGCCTGGCCCGCCCTGGCCCTCGCGCGGTTCGCGCCCGCCGGGGTTCTGGCCTCAGCCCGCTCCCCCGGGGGCGGCCGCGCCGGATCGCAGCTTCGCAGCATCCTGGTGGTCGTCCAGTTCACGGTCGCCCTGGTGTTCAGCATCTGTACCTTCGTCATGCTGGTCCAGAGCCACCATCTGCGCACCGCCGATCTCGGCTTTACGCGCGAGGGCATCCTGGTCCTTGAAAGGTTCTGGGGATCGGAGCTGGACGGTCGCCGCGCCGGTCTGCTGGATCAGTACCGGCGTATCCCCGGGGTGGTCTCCATCACCGTGTCCAGCCGTTCGCCCGCTACCGGGTCGGTATCCCAGACCAATGTCTCCAGGCCGGGTCATGTCGGCGAGGAACCGGCTGTGGTCATCGAGGAAGTCGGCCCCGACTACTTCAAGACCTATGGCGTGGACGTGGCCGCCGGACGCCCGTTCAATCCCGAGAACAGGCTGGACGACTCCAGAGCCGAAGACGGAGATTCTCCGCAAACCGGCGCCGTCGGCCGTAACGTCATGTTGAGCGAAAGCGCCCTTCCGATCCTCGGCTTCTCCAGCGCGGCCTCGGCCGTGGGTCAGACCGTGCGGTTCGGCGGCGAGCCCATGACGGTGATCGGGATCGTGCGCGATGTCCGGTTTCGGTCGCCGCGCGACCAGATTCCGCCGGTCCTCTATCGCTACCGCAGCGATGACATCCCCGGAGGCGTCCTCGTCGTGCGCTACAACGGCGATCCGATCGCCATTCGCGCCGCCATGGAACGCGCCTGGAGCCTCGCCGCCCCGACGGTCCCCTTCGAGGCCAAGACCGTGGCTCAGATGCTGGAGCCCTATTACAAGCCCGAGGACCAGCGCAGCCGCCTGTTCGGCCTCGGCGCTGGGGTCGCGATCCTGATCGGCGCGCTCGGTCTGTACGGCATGGCCGCCTTCGTGACGGCGCGACGGACGCGCGAGATCGGCATTCGCAAGACCTTGGGCGCCTCAACCACCGAGGTGCTGGGTCTGCTGGTCGGCGAGTTCCTCAGGCCCGTGGGCGTGGCGGCGATCATCGCCTGTGCAGTGGCCTTCCTGCTGATGAGCCGCTGGCTCGAGCGGTTCGACGATCGCGTCGGCCTGTCCCCGCTGGCCTTCATCCTACCGGTCGCCGGGGCGGTCCTGATCGCCGTCCTGACCGTTCTGGGCCACGCCGTGGCGACGGCGCGATCCGAACCGGCCAAGGCCTTGAGAAGTCTCTAG
- a CDS encoding RhtX/FptX family siderophore transporter, with the protein MEKHDRLTPESMRLLLTVAALYLAQGIPFGVAMEALPTLLRKDGASLAALAWLPLVGLPWVLKVLWAPWVDNLWGPRLGRRRSWILPMQAIVILCLLGVAVVGLNRAPVVVGLCVLASLASATQDTATDGLAAERFGGVMLARANALQVACTMIGFFVGGSGALILSGLVGRAAALVALAAVVAVGFVLALAMREAPHDAPVRGRRASLFRLLRRPGAGSILATALFTALTAASGFGLAKLWLVDAGWPLEQIGLYGMVAGASTIVVGCGGAAWLIGRIGLFRVLTGGVMLCAAGLALWLGVATGMIGAAHPVILAAMMIGAAGSGSASVGAMTLAMQFAARDDQAGTDMTAVQSSRDLGEIGASSVMTGVAAAGGYRLAFIGGLILSAVALGAVVTARRLDGGGAQP; encoded by the coding sequence ATGGAAAAGCACGATCGTCTCACGCCTGAATCCATGCGTCTGTTGTTGACTGTGGCGGCCCTATATCTGGCGCAAGGCATTCCGTTCGGCGTGGCGATGGAGGCCCTGCCGACCCTGTTGCGCAAGGACGGGGCATCGCTGGCCGCGCTGGCCTGGCTGCCGCTGGTCGGCCTGCCTTGGGTGCTGAAAGTGCTGTGGGCGCCCTGGGTCGACAATCTGTGGGGGCCACGTCTGGGGCGGCGTCGGAGCTGGATACTGCCCATGCAGGCGATCGTCATCCTGTGCCTGCTGGGCGTGGCGGTGGTGGGGCTGAACAGGGCGCCGGTGGTGGTGGGCCTTTGCGTCCTGGCGTCGTTGGCCAGCGCCACCCAGGACACGGCCACCGACGGCCTGGCTGCGGAGCGTTTCGGCGGCGTCATGCTGGCGCGGGCCAATGCACTGCAGGTGGCTTGCACCATGATCGGCTTCTTTGTGGGCGGCTCGGGCGCACTGATCTTGAGCGGCTTGGTCGGGCGAGCGGCGGCGCTGGTCGCGCTGGCTGCAGTCGTGGCGGTTGGTTTCGTCCTGGCTCTGGCGATGCGTGAAGCGCCGCATGACGCTCCGGTGCGCGGGCGGCGGGCCAGTCTTTTTCGGTTGTTGCGCCGTCCAGGGGCAGGCTCCATTCTGGCGACAGCGCTGTTCACGGCGCTGACGGCGGCGTCCGGCTTCGGCCTGGCCAAGCTGTGGCTGGTGGATGCAGGGTGGCCGCTGGAGCAGATCGGACTTTACGGCATGGTCGCAGGGGCCTCGACCATAGTTGTCGGCTGTGGCGGAGCGGCCTGGCTGATCGGCCGCATTGGCCTGTTCCGCGTTCTGACCGGCGGAGTGATGCTGTGCGCGGCGGGGCTCGCCTTGTGGCTGGGCGTGGCGACCGGCATGATCGGGGCGGCGCATCCGGTTATTCTGGCGGCCATGATGATCGGTGCTGCAGGCAGCGGTTCCGCCTCGGTCGGCGCCATGACCCTGGCCATGCAGTTTGCGGCACGGGACGATCAGGCCGGCACTGACATGACCGCCGTCCAGAGTTCGCGGGATCTGGGCGAGATCGGCGCCTCTTCGGTGATGACAGGCGTGGCGGCGGCGGGCGGCTATCGGCTGGCCTTTATCGGCGGCCTGATCCTGAGCGCCGTCGCCCTGGGCGCCGTGGTGACCGCGAGGCGGTTGGACGGCGGCGGGGCGCAGCCGTGA
- a CDS encoding TonB-dependent siderophore receptor, translating to MVTAALPPAAGAALKMPLKLSEIPQTVSIIDRERIEQQALVSLDDVMSNAPGVTVQPGTRLRTAYYSRGFSIDTLNFDGIPTSGWNEAVNTEDMAIYQRVELLRGASGLLQGSGNPSGTINLVRKRPGRDFTAEGAISGGSWDNWRVEGDVGGPLAADGDLRGRMVAVYEDRDFFYDTVHRQKGLIYGTAEWNLTPRTILAATVKWQDVQDDGAYMGVPRYSDGGVIDLPRSFYPGAEWDRRNWNNIQSFLEFRHSFVGDWEGKVALSRIDGDSDLTYASAFGAVNRTTGQGPILYGGAYDFTNEETDLDAYLSGTLGAFGRRHEIVLGANYWDGKTHQTAYNLAGLMGPVDIFTWDPAAAPRPTGKTYAGEQTTSTEQYGGYGVARLHLTDPLTLVLGGRFSWWETTTDRRATIGGPLTPTGGYKIDGEFTPYAGLVWALDEVFSLYASYTSIFTPQNNLTWDGKVINPMTGVNVETGVKGEWFGGRLNSSLAAFRILQENRAQLDPDHPCVSGMTCAYVAEGEVESLGLDAELTGRIRPDWTVQGGYTYVETEYKRDRTTAGTPSSNEGQPFSRFTPRHQFKLWTHYAGLMGGRLSLGGGVVAQSKAQAVAGTVVMEQGGYAVVNARAAYRLNPHSELSLNVNNVFDKTYFTTLGGTSWNNWYGEPRNMLITLRASY from the coding sequence GTGGTCACCGCAGCGCTGCCGCCGGCTGCGGGCGCGGCGTTGAAGATGCCGCTGAAGCTGAGCGAGATTCCGCAGACCGTCAGCATCATCGACCGCGAGCGGATCGAGCAGCAGGCGCTGGTTTCGCTTGATGATGTGATGAGCAATGCGCCGGGCGTCACGGTCCAGCCGGGCACGCGACTGCGCACCGCCTATTATTCGCGCGGCTTCTCCATCGACACCCTGAATTTCGACGGCATTCCGACCTCGGGCTGGAACGAAGCGGTCAATACAGAGGACATGGCCATCTATCAGCGGGTTGAGCTGCTGCGCGGCGCCAGCGGCCTGTTGCAGGGATCAGGCAATCCTTCGGGGACCATCAATCTGGTGCGCAAAAGGCCCGGACGCGACTTCACTGCTGAGGGCGCGATCAGCGGCGGAAGCTGGGATAACTGGCGTGTGGAAGGCGATGTCGGCGGCCCGCTGGCAGCGGACGGCGACCTGCGCGGGCGGATGGTGGCTGTCTATGAGGATCGCGACTTCTTCTATGATACGGTCCATCGGCAGAAGGGTCTGATCTATGGAACGGCCGAGTGGAATCTGACGCCGCGAACGATTCTGGCTGCGACCGTCAAATGGCAGGACGTCCAGGACGACGGCGCCTATATGGGCGTGCCGCGATACAGCGATGGCGGGGTCATCGACCTGCCGCGCAGTTTCTATCCGGGCGCCGAGTGGGATCGCCGCAACTGGAACAACATTCAGTCTTTCCTTGAGTTTCGCCACAGCTTCGTCGGCGACTGGGAAGGCAAGGTTGCGCTCAGCCGTATCGACGGCGACAGCGACCTGACCTACGCCAGCGCCTTCGGCGCGGTGAACCGGACGACCGGCCAGGGGCCGATTCTGTATGGCGGCGCCTACGACTTCACCAATGAGGAGACGGATCTGGACGCCTATCTGTCGGGCACGCTCGGGGCCTTCGGACGGCGGCACGAGATCGTCCTGGGCGCCAACTACTGGGACGGCAAGACCCATCAGACAGCCTATAATTTGGCGGGGTTGATGGGGCCGGTTGATATCTTCACCTGGGATCCGGCCGCCGCGCCGCGCCCGACTGGCAAGACCTATGCGGGCGAGCAGACGACCTCCACCGAACAGTATGGCGGCTATGGCGTTGCGCGGCTGCATCTGACCGATCCGCTGACCCTAGTGCTGGGCGGCCGGTTCAGTTGGTGGGAGACGACGACCGACCGGCGAGCGACCATCGGCGGCCCTTTGACGCCGACCGGCGGCTACAAGATCGACGGGGAATTCACGCCCTACGCCGGTCTGGTCTGGGCGCTGGATGAGGTCTTTTCGCTGTATGCCAGCTACACTTCTATTTTTACGCCACAGAACAACCTGACCTGGGACGGCAAGGTCATCAATCCGATGACGGGCGTCAACGTCGAGACCGGGGTCAAGGGCGAGTGGTTCGGTGGACGGCTGAACAGCTCGCTGGCCGCCTTCCGCATCTTGCAGGAAAACCGCGCCCAGCTGGACCCGGACCATCCGTGCGTGTCGGGCATGACTTGCGCCTATGTGGCTGAAGGCGAAGTCGAAAGTCTGGGGCTGGACGCCGAACTGACCGGGCGCATCCGGCCTGACTGGACCGTGCAGGGGGGCTACACCTACGTTGAGACGGAGTACAAACGCGACCGCACCACCGCCGGGACGCCCAGCAGCAATGAGGGCCAGCCCTTCTCGCGCTTCACCCCGCGCCATCAGTTCAAGCTGTGGACCCACTATGCCGGTCTGATGGGCGGCCGACTGTCCTTGGGTGGCGGAGTCGTCGCCCAAAGCAAGGCTCAGGCTGTGGCCGGCACCGTGGTGATGGAGCAGGGGGGCTACGCCGTCGTCAATGCGCGCGCTGCGTATCGCCTCAATCCGCATTCGGAATTGTCGCTGAACGTCAACAACGTGTTCGACAAGACCTATTTCACGACCCTGGGCGGGACTAGCTGGAACAACTGGTATGGCGAGCCTCGGAATATGCTGATCACGCTCAGGGCGTCATATTGA
- a CDS encoding DUF3363 domain-containing protein: MLVGDRIAARVEPDPALAEATLAVRLPLSMKPDKVGVRVGLMRRLASSRTFALGDRSGVLRAAQKRSGRPFRLDVRQRVIVKALISRHMGRGAERGVALAKHVAYLGRAGAGLEGSQAHFFDRASDDVDPAEMVGGWQGDRHHFRFIISPEHGDRIADLKTYVREVMARVSADLGEPSLDWRATCHYDTDQPHAHVLVRGRRGDGRDLVIPRDYIGYGFRARAQEVAQERLGDLSRQDAERRVWKLTQADQFTALDRRLIAAQDCAGQVEDGVGGTDAWTTLSRGRLRHLEALGLASREGRRYRLHPEMETKLRTLQVRRDIIRTMNGRRLEAGTQVRQARPGRLRGRVVKSGFHDELGAQPYVIVQGEARVEQYARLRPGAAPLPVGQEVELVVGVRGIAEVCQGRGKGVSL, from the coding sequence ATGCTGGTGGGCGATAGGATTGCGGCAAGGGTCGAGCCGGACCCGGCGCTTGCGGAGGCGACGTTGGCCGTTCGTCTGCCATTGTCGATGAAGCCGGATAAGGTCGGCGTCCGGGTCGGCCTGATGCGTCGCCTGGCGAGTTCAAGGACCTTCGCCTTGGGCGACCGATCGGGGGTGCTGCGGGCGGCGCAGAAGCGGTCAGGCCGGCCGTTCCGGCTCGACGTGCGCCAGCGGGTGATCGTGAAGGCGCTGATCTCACGGCATATGGGCAGGGGCGCCGAGCGCGGCGTGGCCCTGGCCAAGCATGTGGCCTACCTCGGGCGGGCAGGGGCGGGGTTGGAAGGATCGCAGGCCCACTTCTTCGATCGTGCGTCGGATGATGTTGATCCCGCTGAAATGGTCGGCGGTTGGCAGGGGGATCGGCATCATTTCCGCTTTATCATTTCGCCCGAGCATGGTGATCGGATCGCTGATCTGAAAACCTATGTGCGCGAGGTCATGGCGCGGGTCTCGGCGGACCTCGGAGAGCCGAGTCTCGATTGGCGAGCGACCTGCCATTACGACACCGACCAGCCGCACGCTCATGTGCTGGTGCGGGGCAGGCGAGGGGATGGTCGGGATCTGGTCATTCCGAGGGACTACATCGGCTATGGCTTCAGGGCCCGGGCGCAGGAGGTGGCGCAGGAGCGGCTCGGCGACCTGTCGCGGCAGGATGCCGAACGGCGAGTCTGGAAGTTGACCCAGGCCGATCAGTTCACGGCCTTGGATCGGCGTCTGATCGCGGCGCAGGATTGCGCTGGACAGGTCGAGGACGGTGTCGGCGGGACCGACGCCTGGACGACGCTGTCGCGCGGACGACTGCGCCACCTCGAGGCCCTGGGGTTGGCGTCTCGGGAAGGTCGGCGTTACCGGCTCCATCCCGAGATGGAAACGAAGTTGCGGACGCTCCAGGTTCGCCGGGACATCATCCGGACGATGAACGGGCGGCGGTTGGAGGCGGGCACGCAGGTCCGACAGGCGCGGCCGGGCCGGTTGCGTGGCCGGGTGGTCAAGTCAGGGTTTCACGACGAATTGGGCGCACAGCCCTATGTCATCGTTCAGGGCGAGGCTCGGGTCGAGCAGTACGCCCGGCTTAGGCCTGGCGCCGCGCCTCTGCCGGTCGGACAGGAGGTGGAGCTCGTCGTCGGCGTGCGTGGAATTGCGGAAGTCTGTCAGGGGCGGGGCAAGGGAGTAAGCCTCTAG
- a CDS encoding PepSY-associated TM helix domain-containing protein: MNWRPLFWRVHRWVGLACAMVFLIVALTGTALLMEPQTNLKGSVRLNDPATSLAGIETAMAQLAVDYPHHQMGLILPGSTPQRSWQIGLRPASGEGPALSAEFDPGSGRIMRVDMAEASLRDDLLKLHNSLFLGVTGKLVVLAMALGVVCLTITGVAMMRRRWRTLTSSPLASPLRVLSLHHWTGLVGGLFIVMWASTGFMLLVYKSLPEFGVGRPGATLAAKARPKPAPTAGAGQATASRAPLSQMVDAALALHPGGEVQALSRSPQGVMVIVLKRDAAPWRKSTTVAFDAAGAPLAAREPPGFMKVMIAAKALHTGLWERPWLRVVYLLFSLTPIALVVTGPWLWLRRRRPARLPERNTSLRNKAGRSPRRNPFA, translated from the coding sequence GTGAATTGGCGGCCCTTGTTCTGGCGGGTCCATCGCTGGGTCGGATTGGCTTGTGCGATGGTGTTCCTGATCGTCGCCCTGACGGGGACGGCGCTGTTGATGGAGCCGCAGACCAATCTGAAGGGATCTGTACGCCTGAACGATCCGGCGACCTCGCTGGCCGGGATCGAGACGGCGATGGCGCAGCTGGCGGTGGACTATCCGCATCACCAGATGGGCTTGATCCTGCCGGGCTCCACGCCGCAGCGCAGCTGGCAGATCGGCCTGCGTCCCGCATCGGGCGAAGGCCCGGCCTTGAGCGCCGAATTTGACCCCGGCAGCGGTCGGATCATGCGCGTGGATATGGCAGAGGCATCGCTGCGCGACGATCTGCTGAAACTGCACAACAGTCTGTTTCTGGGCGTGACGGGCAAGCTTGTGGTGCTGGCGATGGCGCTGGGGGTCGTCTGCCTGACGATCACTGGCGTCGCCATGATGCGGCGGCGTTGGAGGACCCTAACGTCTTCGCCTCTGGCGTCGCCGCTGCGCGTGCTTTCGCTGCATCACTGGACCGGGCTGGTTGGGGGGCTGTTCATCGTCATGTGGGCCTCAACCGGCTTCATGCTCCTGGTCTACAAAAGCCTGCCCGAGTTCGGCGTCGGCCGCCCGGGAGCGACACTCGCGGCGAAAGCCCGTCCCAAGCCAGCGCCTACAGCTGGAGCCGGACAAGCGACAGCGTCTCGGGCGCCTCTGTCGCAGATGGTGGATGCGGCGCTGGCGCTTCATCCGGGCGGCGAGGTGCAGGCCCTGAGCCGTAGCCCGCAGGGCGTCATGGTGATCGTACTGAAACGCGACGCCGCACCGTGGCGCAAGTCGACGACGGTGGCTTTCGATGCTGCGGGCGCGCCCCTGGCTGCGCGCGAACCGCCTGGCTTCATGAAGGTGATGATCGCCGCCAAGGCCCTGCATACGGGTCTGTGGGAGCGGCCGTGGCTGCGCGTGGTCTATCTGCTGTTCAGTCTGACGCCCATCGCCTTGGTCGTGACCGGCCCCTGGCTGTGGTTACGCCGTCGCCGGCCTGCGCGCCTCCCGGAACGAAACACGTCCCTCCGCAACAAGGCGGGGCGTTCGCCGCGCCGCAATCCTTTCGCATGA
- a CDS encoding cupin domain-containing protein, with the protein MADLIEPFDALDHLVLLNAEGGALPLLRSVDAWRNVNRCAGGRVIGFSRPQAAEDLHPDRWEMHPAGDEFLHLIEGEMDVVLDRPGEGARLPLTLTLTLTQGGAVVVPQGIWHRLLLKRPSALMFVTPAGGTQMRPVEAGT; encoded by the coding sequence ATGGCCGACCTGATCGAGCCGTTCGACGCGCTGGACCATCTGGTGCTGCTCAACGCGGAAGGCGGCGCCTTGCCCCTGCTGCGGTCGGTCGACGCCTGGCGAAACGTCAACCGCTGCGCTGGCGGCCGCGTCATTGGTTTCAGTCGCCCGCAGGCGGCCGAGGATCTTCACCCCGACAGGTGGGAGATGCACCCCGCCGGGGATGAATTCCTGCACCTGATCGAGGGAGAGATGGACGTGGTGCTGGACCGGCCGGGCGAAGGCGCGCGCCTGCCCCTGACCCTGACCTTGACCTTGACGCAGGGCGGGGCGGTGGTGGTGCCGCAGGGCATTTGGCATCGGCTGCTGCTCAAGCGGCCATCCGCCTTGATGTTCGTGACCCCGGCCGGGGGAACCCAGATGCGCCCCGTGGAGGCCGGGACGTGA
- a CDS encoding DUF2493 domain-containing protein encodes MTFYSHPFIASASQKSDSAFDDLTASLGEGRPHPTEAALVQLGRALMTELVDLISDTALEDYQTILGEALIGAFHSAAGRIERDADRARDTMRSLDRDFDGSEAADAELQDATAKARAGDAATQACELIRDAASETWTIATGEVWTAWRGSRRGTHLTAAQLEAKQAIRAIRNRKAGEADPGGPVVAFRGAPSADSAQDAGRIFDALNWARQEWPDMALATTGAKGSEKLAIKWAQQKGVKLILARADFDTHGKAAPFRANDELIALEPEVCLTLVHSVDRAREAQRPFGPALNLGQKALENGLRHVPIKARAA; translated from the coding sequence ATGACCTTCTACAGCCATCCCTTCATCGCCTCCGCTTCCCAGAAATCCGACTCCGCCTTCGACGACCTGACGGCGTCCCTGGGCGAGGGGCGTCCGCACCCGACGGAGGCCGCCTTGGTCCAGCTCGGGCGCGCGCTCATGACCGAGCTGGTGGATCTGATCTCCGACACCGCGCTGGAGGATTATCAGACCATCCTGGGAGAGGCCCTGATCGGCGCATTTCATTCGGCGGCGGGACGGATCGAGAGAGATGCGGACCGGGCCCGCGATACGATGCGATCGCTCGACCGGGACTTCGACGGATCGGAGGCGGCCGACGCCGAACTCCAGGACGCCACGGCGAAGGCCCGAGCGGGCGATGCGGCGACCCAGGCCTGCGAGTTGATCCGGGATGCGGCGTCCGAAACCTGGACGATCGCGACCGGCGAGGTCTGGACGGCCTGGCGGGGATCGCGGCGCGGCACGCATCTCACAGCGGCCCAGTTGGAGGCGAAACAGGCGATCCGGGCGATCCGCAACCGGAAGGCGGGAGAGGCCGACCCGGGCGGTCCGGTGGTCGCCTTCCGGGGCGCGCCCTCGGCCGACAGTGCGCAGGATGCGGGGCGGATCTTCGACGCCCTGAACTGGGCGAGACAGGAGTGGCCGGACATGGCCCTGGCGACGACCGGGGCGAAAGGCTCCGAGAAGCTCGCGATCAAATGGGCCCAGCAGAAGGGGGTGAAGCTGATCCTCGCCCGGGCGGATTTCGACACCCATGGGAAGGCGGCTCCGTTCCGGGCGAACGACGAACTGATCGCGCTCGAGCCGGAGGTTTGCCTGACCCTGGTCCATTCGGTGGATCGGGCGCGGGAGGCGCAGCGGCCGTTCGGACCCGCGCTCAACCTGGGACAGAAGGCCTTGGAGAACGGACTGCGGCACGTGCCCATCAAGGCTCGGGCAGCCTGA
- a CDS encoding helix-turn-helix domain-containing protein: MRTPLPSVKMSVPQIDYEKRLDARIGKAVRDRRESVGITQAALAAAIGVTFQQVQKYEQGRNRVATSKLVRMAEALKCEASELLGEESDGALGSGRLIRAWSRLDVEQREAVTRLVEAFGR; this comes from the coding sequence ATGCGCACGCCGTTGCCTTCTGTGAAGATGTCCGTTCCTCAGATCGATTACGAAAAGCGACTGGATGCTCGCATCGGCAAGGCGGTGCGCGACCGCAGAGAATCCGTCGGCATCACCCAAGCGGCCTTGGCGGCCGCCATCGGTGTCACCTTTCAGCAGGTTCAGAAGTACGAACAGGGCCGAAACCGCGTGGCCACCTCAAAGCTCGTGCGGATGGCCGAAGCACTGAAATGCGAGGCTTCCGAGCTTCTGGGCGAGGAGAGCGATGGGGCGCTGGGATCGGGCCGTCTCATCAGGGCCTGGAGCCGACTCGATGTCGAACAGCGCGAGGCGGTCACACGGCTGGTGGAGGCCTTTGGGCGTTAG
- a CDS encoding helix-turn-helix transcriptional regulator, translating into MGDNSEPRIGESAHWSARPLGAFNINWGEADFALAAHDAETLEAGLKLALVLDGDLTVRALDGAPTRLKGASLCLFFGRESWRLEHQYAAGRTLRYVTLNLGADLLEQEALALGTSLAGASGAGPVSAFISAPPLSIAAIGEQILSCPMRGAARDLYLGGKGLELTAMALNHFIRGEARAASAALGAAELRRVVQAREMMDAAPGQAPSLPELARSAGLNVRKLTSGFRALYGMSVAEYLRERRMVEAWRSLSSGACDVTRAAEDAGYALPHFSAAFLRRFGVLPSAVRNRSAI; encoded by the coding sequence ATGGGCGATAATAGCGAACCACGGATAGGAGAGTCGGCGCACTGGTCGGCGCGGCCGCTGGGCGCGTTCAATATCAATTGGGGAGAGGCGGATTTTGCGCTGGCCGCGCACGACGCGGAGACCCTTGAGGCAGGGCTGAAGCTCGCCCTAGTGCTGGACGGCGATTTGACGGTGCGGGCGCTTGACGGCGCGCCTACACGCTTGAAAGGGGCCTCGCTGTGCCTGTTTTTTGGGCGCGAGTCTTGGCGGCTGGAACATCAATACGCCGCCGGACGGACGTTGCGGTATGTGACCCTAAATCTGGGCGCAGACCTGTTGGAGCAGGAGGCGTTGGCTCTTGGGACGAGCCTCGCGGGGGCGAGCGGAGCTGGGCCTGTGTCGGCCTTCATCAGCGCGCCGCCGCTGTCTATCGCCGCGATAGGCGAACAGATACTGAGTTGCCCGATGCGCGGCGCGGCGCGCGATCTTTATCTGGGTGGCAAGGGGCTGGAACTGACCGCTATGGCCCTGAATCATTTTATCCGAGGTGAGGCGAGGGCGGCGTCGGCGGCGCTCGGCGCGGCTGAACTTCGCCGGGTGGTTCAGGCGCGCGAGATGATGGATGCGGCTCCAGGGCAGGCGCCATCCCTGCCGGAACTGGCGCGCAGCGCTGGGCTGAACGTGCGCAAGCTAACATCGGGGTTCCGCGCCCTTTATGGCATGAGCGTCGCCGAATATCTCAGGGAACGGCGAATGGTCGAAGCATGGCGCAGTCTGTCCAGCGGCGCCTGCGACGTGACCCGGGCGGCGGAAGACGCCGGCTATGCCTTGCCGCATTTTTCAGCCGCCTTCCTGCGTCGTTTCGGCGTTCTTCCCAGCGCTGTGCGAAACCGCTCCGCGATCTGA